A genomic segment from Saprospiraceae bacterium encodes:
- the alaS gene encoding alanine--tRNA ligase — translation MMTAQEIRDQFLAFFKSKQHKIVASAPIVNKDDPSLMFTNAGMNQFKDFFLGNQTPDVRRIADTQKCLRVSGKHNDLEEVGLDGTHHTMFEMLGNWSIGDYFKAEAIAWSWELLTEVYKLPKDRIYATVFGGDDEDGLPADEEAKQIWMKYLPEDHVLYFGKKDNFWEMGETGPCGPCSEIHIDMRSAEERKTLAGAKLVNMDNPMVVEIWNNVFIQFNRKADRSLETLPEKHVDTGMGFERLCMILQGKTATYDTDIFSPFIQFIEKAAGKTYTFSYDPTNKVDIAMRVVSDHIRAVAFAIADGQLPGNSGAGYVIRRILRRAVRYYYSFLDIKSPFLHTLIPLLADTFERVFPELDAQRDQVAKIIEGEEIAFLNTLENGLRRFEALELSNNVINGDDAFELYDTFGFPIDLTRLIASEKGFAIDEVGFEKALAAQKARSRADAQKEVGDWQVVNEDEEVQFIGYDTLELKAAKVLKYRIVNVKKSDQFQLVLNKTPFYGESGGQVGDKGSLWIGAEKVKVLDTKKENDLIVHIVDRLPADMSLEVKGFVDAKMRHATENNHTATHLMHAALHQILGTHALQKGQNVDHKRLRFDFSHFQPVTEAELQEIEAVVNQKIRQNIALEENRYMPIQEAQAAGATMLFGEKYGDLVRMITFDADFSRELCGGTHVDATGHIGLFKIVSETGVAAGIRRIEAITAAAAQTYIKEQLDELNSIRALFKNAPNPVSQVAALQEENKQLKKELEKMHQAQAGALKDQLKAKVETINGIQFLGAHIALDDPNAIKTLAFQLEKEMEKAVIVLGAAIKDKALLTIIISKDIAGQGDLHAGNMVRQLAKHIQGGGGGQPFFATAGGTDASGISDAIAAARALVG, via the coding sequence ATGATGACAGCACAGGAAATCCGAGATCAGTTTTTAGCCTTTTTTAAATCCAAACAACATAAAATTGTAGCTTCGGCTCCTATCGTAAATAAAGACGATCCGAGCTTGATGTTCACCAATGCAGGGATGAACCAGTTCAAGGATTTTTTCCTGGGCAATCAGACGCCTGATGTTCGACGAATCGCCGACACGCAGAAATGCTTACGGGTTTCCGGTAAACACAATGACCTGGAGGAAGTAGGCCTAGATGGCACCCACCATACGATGTTCGAGATGCTGGGGAATTGGTCCATTGGCGATTACTTCAAAGCAGAAGCCATCGCCTGGTCATGGGAGCTATTGACAGAAGTATACAAGCTTCCAAAAGATCGCATCTATGCCACTGTTTTTGGAGGAGACGACGAAGATGGGCTACCTGCCGATGAAGAGGCCAAGCAAATTTGGATGAAATACCTGCCAGAAGACCACGTGCTCTACTTCGGTAAAAAGGATAACTTCTGGGAAATGGGCGAAACGGGGCCATGTGGTCCTTGTTCGGAAATCCATATCGACATGCGATCAGCAGAGGAACGCAAAACATTAGCCGGCGCCAAACTGGTGAATATGGATAATCCGATGGTCGTGGAGATTTGGAACAATGTATTTATCCAATTTAATCGCAAAGCGGACCGTTCTTTGGAAACCTTGCCAGAAAAGCATGTGGATACGGGGATGGGCTTCGAACGCCTTTGCATGATCTTGCAAGGTAAAACGGCTACCTACGATACGGATATTTTTTCTCCATTTATACAATTTATTGAAAAAGCAGCAGGCAAAACCTATACCTTTAGTTACGATCCTACGAATAAAGTAGATATCGCTATGCGCGTTGTTTCGGACCACATCCGGGCCGTTGCTTTTGCCATTGCTGATGGACAGCTACCCGGTAATTCTGGCGCGGGTTACGTGATTCGTCGTATTCTAAGGAGGGCTGTTCGTTATTATTATTCGTTTTTGGATATAAAATCGCCTTTTCTACATACGCTTATCCCATTGCTTGCTGATACCTTCGAAAGGGTTTTCCCTGAATTAGATGCACAGCGCGACCAAGTGGCCAAGATTATCGAAGGAGAGGAAATTGCCTTTCTCAACACCTTAGAAAATGGTCTTCGACGTTTCGAGGCCTTAGAGTTGAGCAATAATGTCATTAATGGTGATGATGCTTTTGAATTGTACGATACCTTTGGTTTTCCTATTGACCTGACACGCCTGATTGCCAGTGAAAAGGGTTTTGCCATTGATGAAGTAGGGTTTGAAAAGGCCTTGGCTGCGCAAAAAGCACGGTCACGTGCAGATGCACAAAAAGAAGTAGGTGATTGGCAGGTCGTTAATGAAGATGAAGAAGTCCAGTTTATAGGCTACGATACCCTTGAATTAAAAGCGGCCAAAGTACTCAAATACCGGATTGTCAACGTAAAGAAAAGCGATCAGTTCCAATTGGTGCTGAATAAAACACCTTTTTATGGTGAAAGCGGCGGACAAGTTGGCGACAAGGGAAGCCTTTGGATCGGCGCGGAAAAGGTGAAGGTATTGGATACCAAAAAAGAAAATGACCTGATTGTACATATCGTGGATCGCCTGCCTGCAGACATGAGCCTGGAAGTCAAAGGTTTCGTTGATGCAAAAATGCGTCATGCCACCGAAAACAACCACACAGCTACCCACCTCATGCATGCTGCTCTGCATCAAATTTTGGGCACTCATGCCTTGCAAAAGGGACAAAATGTAGACCATAAACGCTTACGCTTTGACTTTTCGCATTTCCAACCCGTCACCGAAGCGGAACTACAGGAGATCGAAGCGGTCGTCAATCAAAAAATCAGGCAAAATATTGCATTGGAGGAAAACCGCTACATGCCCATCCAGGAAGCGCAAGCGGCTGGGGCCACCATGCTTTTTGGCGAAAAATATGGCGATTTAGTTCGAATGATTACCTTCGATGCCGACTTTTCGCGTGAGCTATGTGGGGGTACCCATGTCGATGCCACCGGCCATATCGGCTTATTTAAGATCGTTTCCGAAACAGGTGTAGCGGCAGGAATACGGCGAATCGAAGCCATCACAGCCGCAGCAGCTCAGACCTATATTAAGGAGCAGCTAGATGAACTGAATAGCATCCGGGCCCTGTTCAAAAATGCGCCCAACCCTGTCAGTCAGGTAGCAGCCCTACAGGAAGAGAACAAACAGCTCAAAAAAGAACTGGAAAAAATGCACCAGGCCCAGGCTGGCGCCCTCAAAGATCAACTAAAGGCGAAAGTCGAAACCATCAATGGCATCCAATTCCTGGGAGCGCATATTGCACTCGATGATCCGAATGCCATTAAGACCCTGGCTTTCCAATTGGAAAAAGAAATGGAGAAGGCCGTTATTGTGCTGGGCGCAGCCATAAAGGATAAGGCTTTGCTCACGATCATCATTAGCAAAGACATCGCCGGACAAGGCGACCTCCACGCCGGCAACATGGTTCGCCAGTTGGCTAAGCACATCCAAGGCGGCGGCGGCGGCCAACCTTTCTTCGCAACGGCCGGCGGCACCGATGCTAGCGGAATCTCGGATGCTATTGCTGCAGCCAGGGCTTTGGTGGGGTGA
- a CDS encoding M23 family metallopeptidase, translated as MRKEKFVYNTQTLQYEEVVEPLSIKLLRVFGFTCAAVFTGFLFMLLAHRFFPSPNEKSLLSENEKLRSEIKKFGTEVDQMSEALANIQERDAYAHRVIFEMNPIDENIWNGGIGGHDRYKEYRQLKYSGETLAKMKEKGDRLRQQLLLQSSSLDTILMVAKKKESMLAAIPAIKPVRSDKLARNVKLLSGFGYRIHPIYKVKKMHTGIDFTAPRGTHIQATGKGRVVQAGRASGYGNRVIIDHGFGYQTLYAHMDRIDVEVGQEVSRGERIGIVGSTGASTAPHCHYEVIHKGQKVNPIQFVTDGLSPEEYQELVKVSATVNQSLD; from the coding sequence ATGAGAAAAGAAAAATTTGTTTACAACACCCAAACCTTACAATACGAGGAAGTTGTAGAACCGTTAAGCATTAAACTTCTTCGAGTATTTGGGTTTACGTGTGCAGCAGTTTTTACTGGATTTTTATTCATGTTACTGGCTCATCGATTTTTTCCCTCTCCCAATGAAAAGTCATTGTTAAGCGAGAATGAAAAATTGCGATCAGAAATCAAAAAATTCGGGACCGAAGTAGATCAAATGAGTGAGGCTTTGGCCAACATTCAAGAGAGAGATGCTTATGCGCACCGAGTTATTTTTGAGATGAATCCTATTGATGAAAATATTTGGAATGGAGGTATTGGTGGTCATGACCGCTACAAAGAATACCGTCAACTCAAATATTCTGGCGAAACCTTAGCCAAGATGAAGGAAAAAGGTGATCGATTACGTCAACAGCTCCTGCTACAATCTAGTTCTTTAGATACTATTTTAATGGTAGCCAAGAAAAAGGAGAGTATGTTGGCAGCTATTCCCGCTATCAAGCCTGTGCGATCTGATAAGTTAGCCCGAAATGTGAAATTGCTTTCTGGATTCGGCTATCGTATCCACCCTATTTATAAGGTGAAAAAGATGCATACAGGTATAGACTTTACCGCTCCCCGTGGTACGCATATTCAAGCTACCGGGAAAGGGAGAGTTGTTCAGGCGGGTAGGGCTTCTGGTTACGGTAATCGTGTAATTATCGACCACGGTTTTGGTTACCAGACGCTTTATGCACACATGGATCGTATTGATGTGGAAGTTGGACAGGAAGTTAGCCGTGGAGAAAGAATAGGCATTGTAGGAAGTACGGGGGCTTCGACAGCACCACATTGCCACTACGAAGTTATTCACAAGGGCCAAAAAGTCAATCCTATTCAATTTGTTACCGATGGTTTATCGCCAGAGGAATACCAGGAATTAGTTAAAGTTTCAGCAACAGTTAACCAATCACTGGATTAA
- a CDS encoding CapA family protein → MIYRSTRKDFHFGSLFFIIVFSVHFQLLQAQTVKVIGVGDMMLGTNYPSANYLPGNGGKDLLREVIPILEKADVTFGNLEGTILNEGGTAKQCKDPSICYAFRSPENYIEHFVAAGFDVLSLANNHSGDFGPAGRKRTKEVLAEAGIAYAGLMGTDETAIFERNGRRFGFCAFAPNSGTCDIRDIARAKEIVKSLEQQVDIVIVSFHGGAEGAKHRNVPKRSETYYGENRGNVYAFAHAVIDAGADIVFGHGPHVTRGIELYRDRFITYSLGNFCTYGRFNLNGSAGVAPIIELDVDQTGKFIKGHITPIYQVKTSGPRIDEHKRAINEIIELTRQDFPDSPLVIDADGGIVKGR, encoded by the coding sequence ATGATCTATCGATCAACAAGAAAAGACTTCCATTTTGGGAGTCTTTTTTTCATTATTGTCTTCTCAGTTCATTTTCAGTTGCTTCAAGCCCAAACAGTCAAAGTTATTGGGGTGGGAGATATGATGTTGGGGACCAACTATCCATCGGCCAACTACCTTCCTGGCAATGGAGGGAAAGATTTGTTAAGAGAGGTTATTCCTATCCTCGAAAAAGCAGATGTCACTTTTGGCAATTTAGAAGGAACCATCCTCAATGAAGGTGGAACAGCGAAGCAATGCAAAGACCCTAGCATATGTTATGCCTTTCGGTCACCTGAGAATTATATCGAGCACTTTGTGGCGGCAGGTTTTGATGTGCTTAGTTTGGCTAATAACCACTCAGGTGATTTTGGCCCGGCGGGGCGAAAGCGAACCAAAGAAGTTTTGGCTGAAGCAGGAATTGCTTATGCTGGATTAATGGGTACCGATGAAACGGCCATTTTTGAGCGGAATGGTAGGAGATTTGGGTTTTGTGCTTTTGCGCCCAATAGCGGTACCTGCGATATCCGAGACATTGCCCGCGCCAAAGAAATTGTCAAATCACTAGAACAACAAGTCGATATTGTCATTGTTTCCTTTCATGGTGGCGCCGAAGGGGCGAAGCACCGAAATGTTCCTAAACGGAGCGAAACTTATTATGGCGAAAACCGTGGCAATGTGTATGCATTTGCACATGCCGTCATAGATGCAGGTGCCGACATTGTCTTTGGTCACGGCCCTCATGTTACACGTGGCATAGAACTTTACCGCGATCGTTTTATCACCTATAGCCTGGGTAACTTTTGTACCTATGGCCGCTTTAATCTTAATGGCTCCGCTGGCGTCGCTCCCATCATCGAATTGGATGTCGACCAGACTGGTAAATTTATTAAGGGTCACATCACTCCAATTTACCAAGTCAAAACAAGTGGCCCAAGAATCGATGAACACAAAAGAGCTATTAACGAAATTATCGAACTGACTCGCCAAGATTTTCCCGATTCTCCCTTGGTCATAGATGCCGATGGTGGAATCGTGAAGGGGCGGTAG